A region of the Anaerobiospirillum thomasii genome:
GCTGTATTCCGGTCGCAGAATACAGTTTTGTTTTAATATTTATTTTAAAAAGGATTACCAAAATGGCAATTACTTTAGATGCTAAGGCACGTACTGACCTGGGGAGAGGTGCGAGCCGCCGCCTTCGTCGTAGTGCACAGATTCCAGCTATCATCATCGGCGCTGGTGTAGACACTCTTTCAATCACCTTAGATGAGAAGAAGTTAATTCTTGCCTCAATCAAGGATGAGTTCTACAGTGAAGTTTCAACCATCAATTTAGATGGCCAGGCTATTGCTGTCAAGCCAGTTGCTATGCAGCGCCACCCTGTATCTTCACGCATTATCCACGTTGACTTCATGCGTGTATAATTTCAAATAGATTTTTCTATTAAATAAATGGCCACTGTCAGGTTTCTGCAGTGGCTGTTTTATTTTCTGCCGCAAAAAAAACGCAGACTTTGCATACCTAGGATCTTAGTAGCTCTTGATTTTTAAGCATTTATTAAAATCCATAAGTTTTTTGCTTAAAATAATTTTGCGTTCAGAGTGATTGCTTGAAGTTATGAAGAATACTATAGAAAACCTCTCTATGCTTGTTAAAGACGATACTAATGAAACTGGTCTGAAACTGCTTGAGGCTTACAGGCAGAGTGTCGGTGTTAATGATATTATCATGGTGGACGGCTCTGAAATCTCCCTTAGATACTCAGCCTATGACAACTTTAGCTGCAAGGCTAAAACACGTAATCCTGACAAGACCAACCCTGATAAAAAATCTGCCGCTATTAAACTGCATACGGGGTTTTCTATTGTAAACAATATGCCTACACATATTGATATTACGGAGGCTGTAGCCAATGAAAGAGAGCACCTGTCACCAGATATCTATGAGCAGGTGTTATATCTGTGCGACAGGGGATATGTATCTGAAGCTTTATATTTGCTACTTATATCCAAGGGGCATTATTTTATATTCAGAGGCAAGGAGAATTGCGCCTATAAGATTATTCATGCAATGGATGGCAACGGAGCCACGTTACATGAATTTGAAGGATGCAAACCATGTCAGCACTTAAATGGCAGCAAATATCCTCTGGTTGATATGGCTGTGCAGGTTAACGATGATACCGTTTTAAGGATGATTCGTATCTATAATCCTGTTGATGATAAATTTAATTATTTCATCACCAACATAGATGCAAGCCGTGTAGCAGCATCAGTTATAGCTGATACTTACAGGACGCGCTGGTCCTGCGAGATCATGTTTAAAGCACTTAAAAGTAGCAACAGCCTCTGCTCTATCAATTCGTCCATCAAAGAAATTATCCTGCTCTTTATTTATGCAAGTATTGGCTCATACCTCATCAAAAAGCTTATAGCAAAACAGCTTCAGAAAAAGAAAAGAGATGACCAACGTAAAAAACGGGAAATATCTCTGTTAAAGATGGCTTCCTCTATCAGAGATATAGGACCATTGTTAAAAGCCATGGTCAAAGGCGCTAAGTCTACAATATACAATGAGATCAGCAAGTTTGAAGGTCTTTTAGATTCTATGATGCGAACTAAGCCATCACAAAGGGATATAGATCTTAAAAAGGACGTAAGCCTCCTGGTCGATAAAATTTACAATACACACCATATGACGAAAGACTTTTTAATACCGCACAAAATTGATGTTACAATCAAGGCTTAAGTTCATTTGTACACAAAAAATCTAGGATATATGTTGTAACTGCTGTTTCAGTCATATATTCTGATAAAAGATTATACGAATAGATATGAAACTAATGAAAGTCTTGCAATTATCAAATTATATTAACTATGATATTTAGCATCAAAAATGATTAGGGGGTTGATGTTACAAAAAAATTATTCTTTTGTCAGATAAGCGCATATAAAAATTAAGATGATAGGGTTATTACTGACCAAGGTTTTTAAAGTGTGACTGTTTGGTTAATTGTGTAGAGAGGTATATGTTGAGTATTGCTTGTATGGCAGTAAGCCAATCAAAGGTAAAGCTAAAGCATAAAACCTTACCGTGCTAGGTTACATTCAAGACACTATAGGCAAGTACTACAACAAAGAGCAATGAGATTTAATTTATTATAGCCACTTCCAGAGTGGAGCATAGGTAAGAGCATATAAAACAGGATTAAAAAATAAAATTACTTGATGAATATATTAAACAGGATGGCATCAATGAAACACAACAGATAGTAGGAGAACTTTATGCCAGCAATAACAAGACAAGGCGACACTTGCACAGGGCACGATGACTGCCCTCCTTCATCGCTTGTAGGCTGTGAAAGCAATGTACTGATAGACGGCAAACCTGTAGGCGTAGTTGGCAGTACCTATGCACCACATGGCTGTGTCGTGCATGATCCGCATTCTGATGTAATTGCATCAGGCAGTCCTACAGTTTTTGTAAATGGCAAGCCCGTAGGTCGTGTAGGTGATGCTGTCTCAATTGGCGGCTCTGTAGCATCAGGAAGTCCTACAGTGACAGTTGACTCTTTAGGTCCTGATGATATAGTCAATTTTGTAAAGTGCACTAATAACTACATTGATAATGTAAATAATTTGTCAGATGTAGATGAGGTTATATTTGCATTGCCTCAGATCGCAAAAATGGAAGCATTAAGAGATTGCGACAATGAAAATGACAAAATAGGCTGGCTAGAACTATCTAAGATGCTTGCAAAATGGCTCGGCAACTTAGGATACTCTCTTAAACCGTCTGATATAGATTCTGGCAATGCACCTATTTTTACTCTTTCAATGGAGCTTGATTGGTTTATGTCATTTCCCGAATTTTCAATAAGCTACCATACATTTAAACTGGACGCTCTGTCTTATAATGGCCAACAGGAACTTATTAAAAATTTACAAAAGTTAAAAGAATGGGATACTGGAGGCAATTTTGATTTTACAGTACATGAGCCTAAAGATTGGGAAAAGTATTATTTTAACTTTATATCTGTAAATCTTGTACCTATACCGCCTGTAAATGGAATGATCGCCTGCCTTGCAAATCATACTATAAGAGCTCTAGTCAAAGGAACAATAAAAATATGTGATAATGGCGTTAGAGAAATAACTGTCAATGAGTTATATTTTTATGTGCATGATCTTTTCCAATTTGAAGATGATGCTGATTTGAGGTATTGGAGTAAAAAACAATTAGATTATACAACAGCAACACTTAGCAAAGATTATATAAATTTACAAAATACACATATGAGAAAATTTAGAGATAAATTCAATATAGGTCATGATTTTTTAGTGCTATCCAAACTATTTAGGTGTAAAGAGTATGTGCCAGAAGTTTTTAAATTTCATCAATAAAATTGATGAATTTTTTGATGGTGTTTTTCTGCTTAGAAACGTATTTGCCTTTTTGTTGTTATGGATAAGCCCTTTTGTTACTAGCATTATAATGTGTCAATTTATAGATTCTAAATTTTTTGAATGGATGGGCAGTATATTTGTATGGTTAATTTGTAGTAGTTATTTGTCATGGTATCTTATTATAGAATATACTTCACATATCCACATATACTTAACTTACTTTGTCATAGGTACATCAGCAATATCG
Encoded here:
- a CDS encoding DUF6402 family protein, with translation MPAITRQGDTCTGHDDCPPSSLVGCESNVLIDGKPVGVVGSTYAPHGCVVHDPHSDVIASGSPTVFVNGKPVGRVGDAVSIGGSVASGSPTVTVDSLGPDDIVNFVKCTNNYIDNVNNLSDVDEVIFALPQIAKMEALRDCDNENDKIGWLELSKMLAKWLGNLGYSLKPSDIDSGNAPIFTLSMELDWFMSFPEFSISYHTFKLDALSYNGQQELIKNLQKLKEWDTGGNFDFTVHEPKDWEKYYFNFISVNLVPIPPVNGMIACLANHTIRALVKGTIKICDNGVREITVNELYFYVHDLFQFEDDADLRYWSKKQLDYTTATLSKDYINLQNTHMRKFRDKFNIGHDFLVLSKLFRCKEYVPEVFKFHQ
- a CDS encoding transposase, producing the protein MKNTIENLSMLVKDDTNETGLKLLEAYRQSVGVNDIIMVDGSEISLRYSAYDNFSCKAKTRNPDKTNPDKKSAAIKLHTGFSIVNNMPTHIDITEAVANEREHLSPDIYEQVLYLCDRGYVSEALYLLLISKGHYFIFRGKENCAYKIIHAMDGNGATLHEFEGCKPCQHLNGSKYPLVDMAVQVNDDTVLRMIRIYNPVDDKFNYFITNIDASRVAASVIADTYRTRWSCEIMFKALKSSNSLCSINSSIKEIILLFIYASIGSYLIKKLIAKQLQKKKRDDQRKKREISLLKMASSIRDIGPLLKAMVKGAKSTIYNEISKFEGLLDSMMRTKPSQRDIDLKKDVSLLVDKIYNTHHMTKDFLIPHKIDVTIKA
- the rplY gene encoding 50S ribosomal protein L25, which encodes MAITLDAKARTDLGRGASRRLRRSAQIPAIIIGAGVDTLSITLDEKKLILASIKDEFYSEVSTINLDGQAIAVKPVAMQRHPVSSRIIHVDFMRV